In Streptomyces sp. NBC_00433, a single genomic region encodes these proteins:
- a CDS encoding MurR/RpiR family transcriptional regulator: MRGAADAPVIPASPPDPGALAAKVRTLAPSMTRSMQRVAEAVAGDPAGCAQQTVTALAIRTGTSEATVVRTARLLGYPGYRDLRLALAALAAQQAAGVPPAVTADIAVDDPLADVVAKLALEEQQTLADTAAQLDMAQLEAAVAALAAARRTDVYGMAASGLVGQDLAQKLLRIGLIAHAHADPHLAVTNAVQLRPGDVAIAITHSGGTHDVIEPLRAAFDQGATTIALTGRPDGPVTQWADIVLTTSSSRESELRPAAMSSRTSQLLLVDCLFVGVAQRTYESAAPALAASYEALAHRHRPRAARG; this comes from the coding sequence CTGCGCGGCGCCGCGGACGCGCCCGTCATACCTGCTTCGCCTCCCGACCCGGGAGCCCTGGCCGCCAAGGTCCGTACGCTGGCGCCGTCCATGACCCGCTCGATGCAGCGGGTCGCGGAGGCGGTCGCGGGCGACCCGGCCGGCTGCGCCCAGCAGACCGTCACCGCGCTCGCGATACGTACCGGCACCAGCGAGGCCACCGTGGTGCGTACGGCCCGGCTGCTGGGCTATCCGGGATATCGCGACCTGCGGCTCGCCCTGGCCGCGCTGGCCGCGCAGCAGGCGGCCGGCGTGCCGCCGGCGGTGACCGCGGACATCGCGGTGGACGACCCGCTCGCCGACGTCGTCGCCAAGCTCGCCCTTGAGGAGCAGCAGACCCTCGCCGACACCGCGGCCCAGCTGGACATGGCCCAACTGGAGGCGGCGGTGGCCGCGTTGGCCGCCGCGCGACGCACGGACGTCTACGGGATGGCCGCGTCCGGCCTGGTCGGGCAGGACCTGGCGCAGAAGCTGCTGCGGATCGGGCTGATCGCGCACGCGCACGCGGACCCGCACCTGGCGGTGACCAACGCCGTGCAGCTGCGGCCGGGCGACGTGGCGATCGCGATCACGCATTCCGGCGGTACGCACGACGTGATCGAGCCACTGCGGGCCGCCTTCGACCAGGGGGCGACGACCATCGCGCTCACCGGGCGCCCCGACGGCCCGGTCACCCAGTGGGCGGACATCGTGCTGACCACGTCCAGCTCGCGCGAGAGCGAGCTGCGGCCGGCCGCGATGTCCAGCAGGACCAGCCAGCTCCTTCTGGTGGACTGCCTGTTCGTGGGTGTGGCGCAGCGGACGTACGAGTCGGCGGCGCCCGCGCTGGCCGCGTCGTACGAGGCGCTGGCCCACCGCCACCGGCCGCGTGCCGCCCGCGGCTGA
- a CDS encoding DUF4031 domain-containing protein, translated as MTVYVDPATWPGHGRLWSHLVSDTSYAELHAFAVRLGAPRRAFERDHYDIPAEHYAEAVRLGAVPVPSRELVSRLTAAGLRRRKHAPTRTD; from the coding sequence ATGACCGTCTACGTCGACCCCGCCACCTGGCCGGGCCACGGCCGCCTCTGGTCCCACCTGGTCAGCGACACGTCTTACGCCGAGCTGCACGCATTCGCCGTCCGGCTGGGGGCTCCGCGCCGCGCTTTCGAACGCGACCACTACGACATCCCGGCCGAGCACTACGCCGAGGCCGTGCGGCTCGGCGCCGTGCCAGTCCCCAGCCGCGAGCTGGTATCCCGCCTCACGGCCGCGGGCCTCCGCCGCCGCAAACACGCTCCGACCCGCACCGACTAG
- a CDS encoding alpha/beta hydrolase encodes MSESAVAQRPPEPDWATIAGEELITYRTAENRFRASDAVLPFRGEPDPGAAIEWQTVALPGRELPVRVHRPATAEGADLPLVVHVHGGGFVGTAVQSDWVNSRLAAHLPAVVVSVEHRLLDENSPLADAVDDGWDVLAHVVRHAERWGVDPGRTAVFGESCGALICALAAIRAREAGVGLRAQVLVNPAVDATGTMLEYGSAVEYASTPSLGVPQLLLFQRLAVPPGADSRAVSPLYAEHVGGLAPALLVVPTDDPLADQGRAYAERLAAGGTSVRLTEYPGAGHAFLSVPGLAPQADSAYAEILGFLRASFT; translated from the coding sequence ATGAGCGAGAGCGCTGTCGCGCAACGGCCGCCGGAGCCGGACTGGGCCACCATCGCCGGCGAGGAACTGATCACCTACCGCACCGCGGAAAACCGCTTCCGCGCATCCGACGCGGTGCTGCCCTTCCGGGGGGAGCCGGACCCCGGGGCGGCCATCGAGTGGCAGACGGTGGCCCTGCCGGGCCGCGAACTGCCGGTACGCGTCCACCGGCCGGCCACGGCCGAAGGCGCCGACCTTCCCCTCGTCGTGCACGTGCACGGCGGCGGCTTCGTGGGCACGGCCGTACAGAGCGACTGGGTCAACAGCCGGCTCGCCGCGCACCTGCCCGCCGTCGTCGTCTCCGTCGAGCACCGGCTGCTCGACGAGAACAGTCCGCTGGCGGACGCGGTGGACGACGGCTGGGACGTGCTCGCGCACGTGGTACGGCATGCCGAGCGGTGGGGGGTCGACCCGGGGCGTACGGCCGTCTTCGGCGAGAGCTGCGGGGCCTTGATCTGCGCGCTCGCCGCGATACGGGCGCGGGAGGCCGGGGTCGGGCTGCGGGCGCAGGTGCTGGTCAATCCTGCGGTTGACGCGACCGGGACGATGCTCGAATACGGCTCGGCGGTCGAGTACGCCTCCACGCCGAGCCTCGGCGTGCCGCAGCTGCTGCTCTTCCAGCGACTCGCGGTGCCACCGGGGGCCGACTCCCGTGCGGTCTCGCCGCTCTACGCCGAACATGTGGGCGGGCTGGCCCCGGCGCTCCTGGTCGTGCCGACGGACGATCCGCTGGCCGATCAGGGGCGGGCCTACGCCGAGCGCCTGGCGGCGGGCGGGACATCCGTACGCCTCACCGAATACCCGGGGGCCGGGCATGCCTTCCTCAGCGTGCCAGGGCTGGCGCCGCAGGCCGACTCCGCCTACGCGGAAATCCTCGGCTTCCTCCGCGCCTCCTTCACCTGA
- a CDS encoding TetR/AcrR family transcriptional regulator gives MSPPTPGRPPGRPRAGVTAPVFAATLSTVQEVGYARATVERIAAAAGVAKSTVYRRWPSKGELIVDCLLDALGPAPLEGATRAEIMSSTIRWIAAKISEPGVGDAFAGVFSDAVSDPALRTVLATRFQDPYRLAVQEALGEPEDRVLFFIDLIVGTLLHRLGMSGRPMSAPDVTALITVVTPHFPEPS, from the coding sequence ATGTCCCCACCGACTCCCGGCAGACCCCCCGGCCGCCCACGCGCGGGCGTGACCGCCCCGGTCTTCGCCGCCACCCTGAGCACGGTCCAGGAGGTCGGTTACGCCCGCGCCACCGTCGAACGCATCGCCGCCGCGGCGGGTGTCGCGAAGTCCACGGTCTATCGGCGCTGGCCGTCCAAGGGCGAGCTGATCGTGGACTGCCTCCTCGACGCCCTCGGCCCGGCGCCCCTGGAGGGCGCGACCCGAGCCGAGATCATGTCCTCGACCATCCGCTGGATCGCGGCGAAGATCAGTGAACCGGGGGTGGGCGACGCCTTCGCCGGCGTCTTCAGCGACGCGGTGAGCGACCCCGCCCTGCGCACGGTCCTCGCCACCCGCTTCCAGGACCCCTACCGCCTCGCGGTCCAGGAGGCCCTGGGTGAGCCGGAGGACCGCGTCCTCTTCTTCATCGACCTGATCGTCGGCACGTTGCTCCACCGCCTGGGCATGTCGGGCAGGCCGATGTCTGCCCCTGATGTCACCGCCCTGATCACCGTGGTGACCCCCCACTTCCCCGAACCCTCCTAG
- a CDS encoding caspase family protein, which produces MAYRALLIGASAYDDPAIGDLLFVPEDLRRLQSVLVAREFASVEILEAPRGIIRTTVNARVSGFLREARRDDVLFIVLSGHGQRFEGADYLIPEDAGFQIRPFSECCVEIDWQKELEDSAAAQVVFLVDACREGFARDSKSPAGVQGWGRQRIAAALRRKVAYVYACSPAQVALFVRPTDTARDGSGGDVHPVRGWPRRSPRPYGVPSCAEGNHPGARGTARSATHRPVVR; this is translated from the coding sequence GTGGCGTACAGAGCGCTGCTGATCGGCGCGAGCGCGTACGACGATCCGGCGATCGGCGACCTCCTCTTCGTGCCGGAGGATCTGCGGCGGCTGCAAAGCGTCCTCGTCGCGCGGGAGTTCGCGTCCGTGGAGATCCTGGAGGCGCCGCGCGGCATCATCAGGACGACGGTGAACGCGCGGGTCAGCGGCTTCCTGCGGGAGGCCCGCAGGGACGACGTGCTCTTCATCGTGCTCAGCGGTCACGGGCAGCGCTTCGAGGGCGCCGACTACCTGATCCCGGAGGACGCCGGCTTCCAGATCCGGCCCTTCTCCGAGTGCTGCGTGGAGATCGACTGGCAGAAGGAGCTGGAGGACTCGGCGGCGGCGCAGGTCGTCTTCCTGGTCGACGCCTGCCGGGAGGGCTTCGCACGGGACTCCAAGAGCCCGGCGGGCGTGCAGGGTTGGGGCAGGCAGCGCATCGCGGCGGCGCTGCGGCGCAAAGTGGCGTACGTCTACGCCTGTTCGCCCGCGCAGGTCGCGCTTTTCGTCCGGCCGACTGACACCGCCAGGGACGGGAGCGGTGGCGACGTGCACCCTGTCCGGGGCTGGCCGCGCCGTTCCCCGCGCCCCTATGGGGTGCCGTCTTGCGCAGAGGGCAACCACCCAGGGGCGCGGGGAACTGCGCGCTCAGCCACCCACCGGCCGGTGGTCCGGTAG
- a CDS encoding DUF397 domain-containing protein has translation MDLNAAAVTWRKSTYSGGSGDDCIEASDSLTQASWRKTSHSGGSGGECIEFAANLPDVIPVRDSKDPQGPALTFTPTAWTAFVDAVARGEFPAAG, from the coding sequence ATGGATCTCAACGCAGCGGCGGTGACGTGGCGTAAGAGCACGTACAGCGGCGGCAGCGGCGACGACTGCATCGAGGCCAGCGACAGTTTGACGCAGGCCAGTTGGCGTAAGACCAGCCACAGCGGCGGAAGCGGCGGCGAGTGCATCGAGTTCGCCGCCAACCTCCCCGACGTCATCCCGGTCAGGGACAGCAAGGACCCTCAGGGCCCCGCCCTGACCTTCACGCCCACCGCGTGGACCGCGTTCGTCGACGCGGTCGCGCGGGGCGAATTCCCCGCCGCCGGATAG
- a CDS encoding helix-turn-helix transcriptional regulator has translation MAERKPTSASAKKLDPAQSPRAMYGAELRFQRERAGLSQSGLGELLYVGNSLIAKMETGERRVQPDMAEQLDRVLDAGGFFVRNLAAGRATPYREHFADVAELESVALTIKQWEPLLMPGLLQTPGYALAVIRGYDPVAPAEVVKKRQDARLARAHIFQNAERPLFWAIVDEAAVRRPTGGLATMAGQLRYVAAMAREGRIIFQVLPYSAGSHPGMEGALKLMTFEDDSPMAYVQAQETGTLLDDPATITRCTLTYDLLAAAALSPEASLDFIETAAEEYEHGSQRSGGDVA, from the coding sequence ATGGCCGAACGCAAGCCCACCTCCGCCTCCGCGAAGAAACTCGACCCCGCCCAGTCGCCCCGCGCCATGTACGGCGCCGAACTGCGCTTCCAGCGCGAGCGGGCCGGGCTCAGCCAGTCCGGCCTGGGCGAGTTGCTGTACGTCGGCAATTCGCTGATCGCGAAGATGGAGACCGGAGAGCGGCGTGTCCAGCCGGACATGGCCGAGCAGCTCGATCGCGTCCTGGACGCGGGAGGGTTCTTCGTCCGCAACCTGGCTGCGGGGCGGGCGACGCCGTACCGCGAGCATTTCGCAGATGTCGCCGAGTTGGAGAGCGTTGCCCTCACCATCAAGCAGTGGGAGCCGCTGCTCATGCCAGGCCTGCTACAGACGCCGGGCTACGCGCTCGCCGTCATCCGCGGGTACGACCCCGTGGCCCCTGCCGAGGTGGTCAAGAAGAGGCAGGACGCCCGGCTCGCGCGAGCGCATATCTTCCAGAACGCCGAACGGCCACTGTTCTGGGCAATCGTGGACGAGGCTGCCGTACGCCGTCCGACCGGCGGTCTGGCCACCATGGCTGGGCAACTGCGCTATGTCGCCGCGATGGCGCGCGAGGGGCGGATCATCTTCCAAGTGCTGCCGTACAGCGCGGGCTCCCACCCGGGCATGGAAGGCGCGCTGAAACTGATGACGTTCGAGGACGACAGCCCTATGGCCTACGTACAGGCCCAGGAGACCGGCACGCTCCTGGACGATCCTGCGACCATCACGCGATGCACATTGACTTACGATCTTCTCGCAGCGGCGGCACTTTCGCCGGAAGCTTCCCTCGATTTCATCGAGACGGCAGCCGAGGAGTACGAGCATGGATCTCAACGCAGCGGCGGTGACGTGGCGTAA
- a CDS encoding VCBS repeat-containing protein produces MRHHRISRTRLAVATAVAFAAGIAGLPGVAAADDAPPAPGISVGIVSVEVNGASAEWDVTVTDPPAADAYVRLTVNDGGTGGLHITDDAGNALPLVDVPGSTGQILIGAEDSDHDGVPGAPMSAGVIRLHVSATYPVPTLNGVRGFLEDGATGADLAHTAYGTNGSIEVHEPFFQAVWQDPDRMTGGSYVDVATGDKRATTGHVVTGQSTPLAPVTSTRLTITAASIAGSGYTPEQLASALHLSYSTDAAAYASQELTVAADGSLTVEFPGRQWTVGGTAGEYLKLTADWGLPAGKVIARAQTLDQDGKVRGSTAAELTFTTSVLPADLRSAFYGRDSAGVLWQYQSTPDVTRPGQLASRTSVGGGWQGYTALAPLGAFKADGTGDLVARDASGVLWLYRGTGSATKPFANRVRIGGGWNIYPTLVGAGDLTGDGHADLLGRDSAGVLWLYRGTGSATKPLADRVRVGGGWQGYTTLTGAGDVTGDGRGDLLAVDSAGKMWLYASTGNAAAPYRNRAQIGGGWQIYNRVVGVADMTGDGHPDLLARDPAGRLWYYRGTGNPAAPYASRVQNGTGWNIFNTLL; encoded by the coding sequence GTGAGGCACCACCGCATATCCCGTACCCGGCTCGCTGTCGCCACGGCCGTGGCCTTCGCTGCGGGGATCGCCGGACTGCCCGGCGTCGCGGCGGCCGACGACGCGCCTCCGGCGCCGGGGATTTCGGTCGGAATCGTCTCGGTCGAGGTCAACGGGGCCTCGGCCGAGTGGGACGTCACGGTGACCGATCCGCCCGCGGCCGACGCGTACGTACGCCTGACAGTCAATGACGGAGGTACGGGCGGCCTGCACATCACCGACGACGCAGGCAACGCCCTTCCGCTGGTCGACGTGCCCGGAAGCACGGGCCAGATCCTCATCGGCGCAGAGGACAGCGACCATGACGGCGTGCCCGGCGCACCGATGTCCGCCGGTGTGATCCGCCTTCATGTCAGCGCCACCTATCCCGTTCCGACACTGAACGGAGTCCGGGGATTCCTTGAGGACGGCGCCACAGGCGCCGACCTCGCCCACACCGCGTACGGGACCAACGGATCGATCGAGGTGCACGAGCCGTTCTTCCAGGCGGTCTGGCAGGATCCGGACCGCATGACGGGCGGTTCGTACGTGGACGTGGCGACCGGAGACAAGCGCGCCACGACGGGCCACGTGGTGACCGGGCAGTCCACGCCGCTGGCTCCGGTGACCTCGACGCGGCTGACGATTACCGCCGCCTCGATCGCCGGGTCCGGTTACACGCCAGAGCAGCTGGCTTCCGCACTGCACCTCAGCTATTCCACCGACGCCGCCGCCTACGCCTCCCAGGAATTGACGGTCGCGGCGGACGGCTCGCTCACGGTGGAATTCCCGGGCAGGCAGTGGACCGTCGGCGGCACGGCCGGCGAGTACCTGAAACTCACCGCTGACTGGGGGCTGCCCGCTGGAAAGGTCATTGCCCGGGCTCAAACCCTCGACCAGGACGGGAAGGTACGCGGCTCCACCGCGGCAGAACTCACCTTCACGACGTCCGTGCTCCCCGCCGACCTGCGCTCGGCATTCTACGGGCGGGACAGCGCGGGTGTGCTCTGGCAGTACCAGAGCACACCCGATGTCACCCGCCCCGGCCAGCTCGCCAGTCGCACCAGCGTGGGCGGCGGCTGGCAGGGCTACACCGCGCTCGCCCCGCTCGGCGCCTTCAAGGCGGACGGCACCGGCGACCTCGTGGCGCGCGACGCCTCCGGTGTGTTGTGGCTGTACCGCGGTACAGGCTCGGCGACGAAGCCGTTCGCGAACCGCGTCCGCATCGGCGGTGGTTGGAACATCTACCCGACCCTGGTCGGCGCGGGCGACCTCACCGGCGACGGGCACGCCGACCTGCTCGGGCGCGACAGCGCGGGCGTGTTGTGGCTGTACCGCGGTACAGGCTCGGCGACGAAGCCGCTCGCGGACCGCGTCCGGGTGGGCGGCGGCTGGCAGGGCTACACGACGCTCACCGGCGCGGGCGACGTGACCGGCGACGGGCGCGGCGACCTGCTCGCCGTGGACAGCGCGGGCAAGATGTGGCTCTACGCGAGCACCGGCAATGCCGCCGCCCCCTACCGGAACCGCGCCCAGATCGGCGGCGGCTGGCAGATATACAACCGCGTCGTCGGCGTCGCCGACATGACCGGCGACGGCCACCCCGACCTGCTCGCGCGCGACCCCGCCGGCCGCCTCTGGTATTACCGCGGCACCGGCAACCCGGCCGCCCCGTACGCGAGTCGGGTGCAGAACGGTACGGGCTGGAACATCTTCAACACCCTCCTCTGA